Part of the Prochlorococcus sp. MIT 0603 genome is shown below.
GATGAAGACGGCCCCTTCATCTCTTTAGCTGATCTTTGTGACAGAGTTCCATCTAATGTTTTAAATAGAAGAGGGTTAGAGTCCTTAATTCACTGTGGTGCTCTTGACGCATTTGACGAAGATGCTAATCGCGCACAATTAACATCTGATCTTGAATTGACTATAGATTGGGCAACTTCTCGTGCTCGAGACCGTTTAAGTGGTCAGGGTAATCTTTTTGACTTATCTTTACCAGCTTCTAATGAAGAAAAAAAACGTGATATATCATCTGCTCCAAAGGGCGTGGATGTTGAAGATTATTCACCCACCGAGAAACTTAGATTAGAAAAAGAGTTGCTAGGCTTTTATTTGTCTGATCATCCATTGAAGCAACTCTCAGATCCGGCAAGGCTTATTGCACCTATAAGTTTAGTTAATTTAGAGCATCAGGCAGATAAATCAAAAGTCAGTGTAATTGCGATGATAAAAGAGATGCGTGTGGTGACTACTCGTAAGGGTGACAAGATGTCTATTTTGCAAATTGAAGATTTAACTGGTTCCTGTGAAGCAGTTGTCTTCCCAAAAAGTTTTTATAGACTTTCAGACCATTTATTAACGGAGACACGTCTACTTATCTGGGCATCTGTTGATCATAGAGATGAGAAGGTTCAATTAATTGTTGATGATTGTCGCTCAATAGACGAAATGAGATTTGTTTTAATTGATTTATTGCCAGATCAAATAAAGAATATTGAAGACCAACATCGACTTAGAGAATGTATATATCAACACCGACCTGCAAAGGATGAACTTGGGATAAAGGTACCTGTAGTTGCAGCGATTAAGGACGATAAAAGTATTAAGTATGTTCGATTAGGACATCAATTCTGTGTTAAAGATCCAAATGCTCTAATTGAATCATTGCGTCAAAACTCTTTCAAGGCAAATTGTAGTAATAGGCTTATTAAATAATTTTCCTTTATTTGCTACCGCTTGATTCTTTGATGGCGCTACGCATTCTCTCTAAGTTAGGCCTTATATGCTCTAGTCCTATTAGACTACCTGGCTTCTCTTCCCAGCTAGCTGAGAGAATACCGTAACTCAAACCTAAAAGACCTATGAAAAAACATATTGCAGAACCCGTCAAAGTTAATGATGGTGGTATTTCTGCTATCCCTTTGATAATAAGTACATAACTCAAGATAAATACACCCATTCCCAATAGTGTTGGTATGCCAGTAGTGAAAATTATGCGTCTTGCCATTCGATTTGCTACAGGTTTAGGTATGAATGACTTTCGATCTTTTTTTGTTCCCTTAGTTTTTATTGAAGAAGAACTCTTTTGAGTTAAAGAACTCTTATCTTTGGGAATGTCTTTTTGATTACCTTTCATCCCTTTCAGTAAATGAATTTGATTATTAATTGATTAACCGCGAATTTTTAGTTTTGTTAATAATGCATTATATCGAGCTTGGCTTTTGCCTTTTACATAATTCAGTAATCTCTTCCTTTGTCCAATCATCTTTAGAAGTCCCTGCCTAGAGGAGAAATCATGACTATTGCTTTGCAGGTGGCTGCTTAGTAGGTTGATTTTTTCACTTAGCATGGCTACCTGTACTTCAGCAGAGCCAGTATCAGTCCCATGAGTCTGGTGCTTATTAATGATTTCTTGCTTTGCTTGAGTATTGAGCGCCATGTTTTTATGGGAACTTCTATTTGATGATTTTATCGCTTATCAATCTAGCGTGTCATGGAGCTTTCTTTCCAGTCTCTGTATTTATATGAGTAAGAATGTTTTTGAAAAGGTCTTCAAAATTCAGTACTTGCGACTTTCTTGATGTAGATAATCCCTTTCGAGGGTTTTTAGAAAACTCTATAAAAGCTTTGTTTATTTCTGATTCTTCATATCCAAGATTAATCAAGGCACTATTGACTTCATTCCTAATTTGCGAGTCTGGGGAATCTTTTTTGTCTGAGTGATCACTTGAACTATTAATGATGCTGGAAGTCTCTGTGAATTTGTGTTGGAGCTCAATAATTAGTCTTTCAGCAGTCCTTTTCCCTATTCCAGGACAACTGGTGAGTTCATCAATCTTTTTTTCAGAAATGGCATGAATTAATTGATTGGCTTTGTTCTTCTCTAGGAGTGTTATTGCTAGTTGGCTTCCTATACCATTAACGCTTATTAATTTGCGGAATAAGTTTCTTTCTTCTTTATAAAGAAAACCAATTAAAGATGATCCATCCTCTCTTTGAACTTGATGAATCCAAAGGGTTAGTTCATGGGAATCATTTATTAATTCTAAATTTCTTTTTAAAATTTGAACTTCATAACCAATACCTGAGCATTCAACAATAACTCCAGCACGAGGTCCAGTTTCCCAAGCATCTATTTTCCCACCTTTTAACCAGCTAATCATAAGAGGCTTAAGTAAAAGCTGTATTTATCCTCCAGCCGCATCACATCCAATAGCACTACCAGCAACAACACCTAATGGAATTGCCCACCAACGACCATCTCGTCTGGACATTGCAGCACCAGCAGCGCCACCAAGCAAACCACCAGCAATTTTCCCATCAGTACAATCATTATTATCAACGTTCTGGGGAATAGGACCTCTATATGTAGTTGAATGTGTTTTGCTGCAGGGAACTTCAATCGTCTCAGTCCAGCTCTTTACATAACCTGGCGATTCCTCTGTTCCAGGGAAATATTCTTCTCTGTATTCATTTCGTGTGCATGTTCTGGATCTTGAGTATCCAGCCTGCGATTCATTTGCATTTGCATTGGCACAAAAGCTTAGAGAAAAAATTAAGGCTAGTAAAAATTTCATGACCCTATGGTTTTAATTAAGTTTATTAGAAATTCGGTAAATGGCTAATTGAAATTAACGTTGCTCCAAAAACACATCCTGCTCCAATGATTATATAAAGAGTTAATGGCTCGGCGAAAAACAGAACTCCCCACATAGATGCAAATAAAACTTGAGTGTAATTTATTGATCCTGCATAACCAGCCGGTAACAGGCTAAGACCACGCGTTATCAATACTTGTCCTATTTGTGTGAAAAGTCCTATGCCTAATAACCATAACCACTCTGAACCTGCAGGGTAAACCCCTTGTTTTAATAGAAATGGCAGGGTAATGGGGATGGAAACTAGTGGAAAATAAAAAACAATTACCAAATCATGCTCTTGTTTTGATAGCTTTCGAACTGTTACATAAGCAAGTGCTGTAAGGATTGCTCCACTTAAAGCAATAAGTACTGCATTAAATGATATTTGAACGTTTGAATTGTTTTGCCATAATGGTTGCACTACTACTTGTATTCCGATCCAACCAAGGCATATTGCATATAAAACTCTCTTTTTTATTTCTTCATCGAGCATCCACCACGCTAGAAGTGCCGTAAAAGTGGGATAAGTGTATTGAATAATTGTTGCCGCAGCTAGTGGTAAAGAATTAATTGCTTGGAAAACGCAAAACAAGGCCCCTGTTCCTATTAAACCTCTAAAAAAAAGTAATCTTTTATTATTTCCCCAAGGTGATATTTGAGCTTTTGTTAGTAAGAATCTTGTTATTAATAAGCTAAATACAGATCTAAGAAAGACAATCTCTGCAACAGGTATACGCCCTTTAAGTTGTTTAATGCAAACTGTCATAAGACTGAACGCGAATGCGCTCCCAATTAACGAGATTATTCCTTGAGGAGGCTTTTTTTCTTTACTCCAAAGCATCTGGTTCATAATGCCTTTATAATTTTGCTCTTAGTCCGATAATCTTCACGTTTAATTTCTTGGCTCATTTCTAAGAATTTTGCGTTATGAACTTAAGACTCCTAACTAGAAGCAGGTTAATCACGTTATATCCTGCATAATCATTAAATGGTAACCCCTCGCCTCCATCCACGTACATTAGATGCCGTTAAGGAAAAAGCGGACATCGTTGATGTTGTAGGTGAACATGTTGTTTTGAAGAAAAAAGGAAAGGAGTTTGTAGGAATTTGCCCTTTCCATGATGACAGCAGGCCGTCAATGACTGTGTCGCCTGCAAAACAGTTTTATTATTGTTTTTCTTGCGGTGCAGGTGGAAACTCCATCAAGTTCCTTATGGAGCTCCAAAGGCAAAGTTTTGTTGAGGTAGTCCTTGATTTAGCAAGAAAATATCAATTACCTGTAGAAACATTAGAAGGGCCTCAACAGGAACGTTTCCGCCAAGAGCTTTCTCGTAGAGATAGACTTTTTAGAGTTCTTTCTCTTGCAAAAGGCTGGTTTTGTAATCAATTAAATACTGCTGAAGGATCTCAAGCTCTTAAATATTTGGTTCAAACTCGTCGTCTCAGTAAAGGAACTATTGGGAATTTTGAGCTTGGGTTTGCCCCTGATGGATGGGATGCTCTCTTAAGGCATATGAATCATGTTGAAGGCATTCCTTCCCAAACATTGTTAGAAGCTGGTTTAATAGTTCCTCGTAAGGGAAGCAATGGTTTTTATGATCGTTTTAGGAATCGATTGATTGTCCCAATTAGTGATCAACAAGGGCGGGTTATTGGGTTTGGTGGTCGAAGTCTCGATGGCTCTGATCCAAAGTATTTAAATTCACCAGAGACTGATTTATTTCAGAAAGGGAAGCATTTATTTGGTTTAGATAAGGCTGCTAATGAGATTCGCAAAGAAGATAAAGCAATAGTTGCTGAAGGCTATTTTGATGTTATAGCCCTTCATTCTGCTGGCATTACAAATTCAGTTGCAGCTTTAGGAACAGCTTTGAGTAGCCAGCAAGTGAAACAGCTATGTCGATGTAGTGATAGTAAGCGGATAGTTCTTAATTTCGATGCTGATGGTGCAGGTATTCGTGCTGCTAATAGGGCTATTGGAGAAGTTGAGAACCTTGCTATGCAGGGCCAATTGGAATTGAGGATTCTGCAGTTGCCATCTGGTAAGGATCCAGATGATTATCTTAAAGAGAATTCAGCTATTGAATATAAAACTCTTCTTGATAATTCTCCCCTCTGGATTGATTGGCAAATTGATCAGGTCTTAAAAGATGGTGACTTGAGTAAAGCAGATGATTTCCAGAAAGCTGTTAGTGGGTTGGTTAAGTTGTTGGGTAAATTACCTCGCTCTGCCTTACGGTCTCATTATTTGCAGAAGGTAGCAGAGCGTCTAAGTGGAGGACAGGCTCGCTTGGCGTTGCGTTTAGAGGAGGATCTACGCAATCAGATAAAAGGCCATAGATGGCATGGTCGCTCTAGTCGATTTGCTCAACCTAGTGATACAACCCTAAGAGAGCGTCTTGAGGCTCAAATTCTTAGACTATATCTTCATTGTCCTAAATATCGGTCAACTATTCGTACTGAATTAAGGCAGCGAGAACTTGAGGATTTTGCATTGCATCACCATCGTTTACTTTGGGTGGCTATTAGTGAAGTAGAGGAGGCAGTTATTGGTGCCCCAACTTTAGAGTCCATTAGCCGAGGTGAGAATGACAAAGAATTTTTGTCGGAAATTGATCTTTTTAAAATGCTTTTAGATCAGACGGCTTCTGATGGTAATACCACCCTTAGTGCTCTTCTTGCGAGTTTCTTAGATCCTGATGAGCTTCAATTGGCTTTAATCGAACAGCCTCTTCTTCAGCTGAGAGGAACATTGGCTGTCTTAGAGCGTCAGAAATCACTTAAGCGTTGTAAACACTTGATTGAAGCTTGGAGTGGGCAACGATTAGAAACCCTTGAGACTTGTATCTCTGCACTGATTGAGCAAGAACAAAACCACCCTGATGAAAAATATGATATGGAATATAAAATAGAGAAAATGTTTGATAAGTTGAATATACAGGCATTGAATTTCCAGGAATTATACTATTCAGAACGTAAGCATATACATTACTTAGACAAACAACGTTGTGCATTGACAAACCAAGGGAACGAGACATTGACAGCATGATTGCCTACTTTTTATTGATATAAACTATAGAGATTATTTAATTTTTTATATTTGAATTAAAACAGAACCTTTTAAGGGCGGAAATGACTTTTCTGGGATGATCTTCCATTGCATATGCTTCATACTCTTTATCTTGGTTGCCAGTTAATTGAGTAGATCCTTTTAGTGCATCTAATTTATATGAGCTTATTTCCATGTTTTTTTTCCCACCTGGATTTATCAACCTTCCTTTATTACATTCTTGTGCTATATGAATTGCTTCGTGCCTTATTGCTCTTCTTATCATTTGACCTGTCTTAAAAGAACCTTCGAGTTTTGGACCTTTGGCAAACATATATCCGCCATAATCTTTTGCATTGGCTGTACAAATAACAACTGTCTTTTGATCTTTTTTTAAGAATCCGAAAAAATCTTTTCCTATAAGGCATAAAGGTGTATTTTCTTCTAGTTTATAGTTTGCTTTTGTGATCAATTCTATTATCTCCTTCTCTTGAGCATTTAGGAATAGTAAAAATTCAAGCATATGATTTTCTTCTTAGGAGTTGCTTTTGTCTAATTACTTTAGCTTAGAAGTTTATGTTTTTACTATAGGGATCTCCTTGAGACATGTTGTCGCAGCTGCACTTAAATACTTTCGTGACATTTCCCAGTTTTGATTAATTCCACATATTGCCCAGGTTACTGTATTGCGCCCATACCGTTTATTTAAATTGTCGATTGTTTCCATTAAGGACTCTGTGGCTGCAATTTGTGTGTGCTTTTCCTCTGGCAACAAATGTAATTGAAGATATTCTTCATTGAGAAGGCCTTGCATTATCACTCCTGCTTTTACTAGTAAGTGGTTGGGGCGGAAGATTTCTGCTGTCAAGTTGAGAGCTGCTTGTAATAGAACTCTTGTGTCACTGCTAGCTATGGTTAGACGTTGTGTGGCTGATTGGCTGTAAAAGATTGGAGTGTAAAAACTAGTACGTGTGAAGATAGTGATTGCAGTGGCATGCTGCTTTTGTGCTCGCAATTTCTCACTTGCCCGTATCGTATAACTTGCTATTGCCTGACGTAATTCTTCTATATTGCTTATAGGATACTTAAAGCTTTTACTAACACATGTTTCTTGTTTTGGTTTTGCTTTTACCGAGAGGTGTAGGCATTGCTTACCGTGCAACTCGTGTTGTAAACGTAAGCCTGTAATGCCAAGTTTTTTCTTTAGTTTATTGCTGGACATATCTCGAAAATGTTTGGCATTTCTAATGCCATTCATGCGACACCAGTAGGCAAACTTATGGCCAATTCCCCAAATATTCTCTATTGCAATTTGTTGGTACCAATGATCTTGATCTTTAGTGCTTTTTAGATCAAACACTCCTGCATGACTTGTTGTTGTTTTAGCTAAATAGTTTGCGAGCTTGGCTTGGCTTTTCGTTGCTCCAATGCCTATAGCAATTGCCAGTCCAAGTCTTTGGTAGGTTATCTCACGTAGTCGGCGGGCCCAGGAATGTAGTTCATGGTCTATAGAGTAATTGATTTTTGCAAATGCTTCGTCGATAGAATAAACTTCTAGCTCTTCACAGTTAGCTTCTATCGTTTGCATTAAACGTTGACTCATGTCCGCATAGAGCGCATAGTTTGAGCTTCTTACTTGAATCCCAAGTTCTTTAACTTTGCGATGTATTTTGAAATACACCTCCCCTCTTGAAATCCCAAGAGCTTTTGCCTGTGCATTACAAGCTATAACACAACTGTCGTTATTAGAAAGCACTATTAAAGGGCGATCAATTAGCGAAGGGTCCAAGCTTTGCTCACATGAGGTGTAAAAGTTATTACTATCAATTAGTGCTATAGGCATGACTGATTGCTTTTATTTTATTCGACTTAGGCTATGGATTGAATATATTGCGACCCCCCAGATTTGTATGTTGTCGTAATGACGTAGATCAATTGGTGGGTAGTCAGGATGTGCGGCTTCTAGATAGGGAACATCTTTGCAGTAGGTTAGCTTTTTTAATATGAAAGATCCATCCAGTGCTGCCACTACGATGTTTTCTGGCTGAGGTTCTAAGCTACGGTCAACAACCAATAGGTCCCCATCTAATATTCCCGCATTAGTCATGGATTCACCTTCCACCCGCAGGAAAAAAGTGCTTGCCGGATGACGTATTAACTCTTCGTTTAGGTCAATGCCAATATCCACGTAGTCGTCTGCTGGTGAAGGAAACCCTGCCGATATATGATCACTCGCTAACGGCAGTAGCAGCTTTTGAGGGGAGAGGCTAGCGTTAACTGGCATTGCTGTTAAGTAGTATATTTGTACTATAGCAGGCTTAGGGCTTCGGCTCCTCCTGGAGCGTTTTACTCCCTGTGGTAAGGCCCTCCAAGTGCGATGGTATGAGCTCTATAAAGTTGTTCTATGAGTAATAGTCTGGCTACTTCATGTGGAAATGTCAGAGTTGAGAGGCTGAGACGAGAATGAGCGATAGATTTAATTTCTGGGGATAGACCGTTGGCACCTCCGATAATAAAAGCAAGATACTCGGACGAAAATGATTGCAGTCGTTTGGAGAAGGCCAGAGATGTTAATGCTTCACCTTTCTCGCATAGAGGGATGATTAATTCATTGTGTTTGAGTGAGGCGCGAATGGCAGCAGCTTCTTTGTTTGGATTGGAGTCACGTATTTCTGTGATTGATAGCCCAGGTAGCCTTTTCCTGTAGATCTTGATAGCAGACTGCACCCAAGGTTTGCGGACTTTCCCTATGGCGATTATTCGATACTTAGATGGATTAAGCACTGTTTATTGTTGGTGATTTGAAGATTCAATCTTCTTCTTCTAATAGCAATTGTTTGAATGAAGTATAAAGCTCATCATTTTCAAATGTTGATTCTATATTCTTCTTGCCCTTGTTATTAGAGTTGACGGTAATAGAGCTGTTTGTATTATTTCGATTTTTTGTATGAACTTGCTTTTCTAAATCCAAGGATTCAGCTTTTTTAAGTCGATCAATTAAATGAGAAGGAATTTTCCCGTCTGGACTGGCTTTTATTAATTCGCCAAAAAGTTTCTGAGGATCTTCCTCGGTCTCTATGGGATGCAGCTTTTTTTGATTGGCTCTTGGATTTAATTGCGAAGTCTCTTTGGGAGTAGGTAGTTGTCTAGGAAGGCTGCGGCCTAATTCCTGTAGGCGTTCAAGACTGTGAGAATCAAAGCTCATTATTTTAAGAATGAAATATGGTTTTAAAGAAAGTTTTGGAATTATTAATTATTCTATTTGAAATTGTTGATTGTATGAAACTCTCTTTTGCGATTTGATAGATGTATTCAGCTTCTAGAGATTTGAACAAGGAGAATATTTGATATGACATTTGCTGGGCATATTCCAAGAAAACGTTTTGGCCAACATTGGCTTAGAGATGATGTTGTTTTAGAGAAAATCATTGAAGCAGCTGAGATTCAATCATCTGATCGTTTATTGGAAATCGGCCCTGGTCGTGGTGTCTTGACTGAAAAGTTGCTTAAATCAAGCGCTGAACTAGTTCATGGGATTGAATTAGATCTTGATTTAGTTGCTGGTTTAAGGAAGCGTTTTTCGGCAGATCCTAGATTTACTTTGCTAGAAGGAGATGCTCTTTCTGTCTCGCTGACCCTCCCTGATGGGAGGTCTGCAAATAAAGTTGTTGCAAATATCCCTTATAACATTACTTCTCCTCTCTTGGATAGATTAGTGGGTCGATTGGGACAGCCTGTAGAGGATAATTATCAGCGCTTAGTGTTGCTTTTGCAAAAAGAAGTTGCTATGAGAATCTTATCTTTACCTGGTCAAAGTGATTTTAGTGCAATAAGTGTAAAATTGCAGTTGTTGGCTCGTTGTCGAAGTGTTTGTGAGGTTCCACCAAGTTCATTTAACCCAAGACCAAAAGTCTATTCGCAAGTAATCATCTTAGATCCATTGAATAAAAAAGAACGTTTAAGCTTAGAACTTGAGAAGAAAGTCGCAGCTTTACTTCGAATGGCATTCTTGTCCAGGAGAAAGAAGCTGAAAAACACATTAAAAGGGATAGGGCCTTTAGCTGAACTTGAGGTTTTGGCTAAAGGACAAGGTATTAGTCTTGATCAAAGGCCTCAAGAGTTATCTCCAATGAATTGGGTGGAATTAGCAAAAGGTTTGCAAAATAGGAATAAAGTAAGAAAATGAGCATCAATCTTACCGGTTTTAAAACTAATTCTGTAAAAGTTATTGCTCCTGCAAAGATTAATTTGCATTTAGAGATACTTGGTCTTCGGGATGATGGTTTTCATGAACTTGCGATGTTGATGCAAAGTATTGATCTTTGTGATCAAATTGAACTTTTTAAAACGAATAATGGCGAAATCAACCTTACTTCTAATGACTCAAGTTTAAGCACAGGGGATGACAATCTAATTATGAGGTCGGCAAAATTAATGCGTGTATTAACGCAGAATGAAAAGTTAGGTGCTGAGATTCATTTGAAAAAAAATATTCCAATTGGAGCAGGTTTAGCAGGGGGTTCTAGCGATGCAGCTGCAACATTGATAGGCCTTAATGCTTTATGGAAGTTAGACTTTCCTCTTTCAAAGTTAGAAGTAATAGCTGCTGAACTTGGATCAGATGTTCCTTTTTGCTTGGCTGGGGGAACGCAATTTTGTTTTGGGCGAGGAGAATCTCTTGAGAAGGTGAATATCGATGAGAAAGGCCAAGCTATGGCAGTTGTTCTTGTGAAGGACCCTTTGGTAGAAGTTTCTACACCGTGGGCGTATTCAAAATATCGAGAAGTACATTTTGATAATTATTTGAAGGTTGAAGAGGATTTCAAAGAAAGGCAACAATTACTGAGAAAAGCTGATTGGATAAATCCTTTAACGCCTTTAAATCCACCACCTTTGCGCAATGATCTTCAGCAAGTTGTTGCACCAGCAATACCAGCTGTGGAAAATGGGTTGCATTTCCTTTCTTCTCTTGATGGGGCCCTTTCAATTGCTATGAGTGGTTCTGGACCCAGTTGCTTTGCTCTTTTTGCTGATCTTGAATCAGCCAAAAGAGCTCTAGAAAACAATAGAAATAAGCTTAAAACAGCTGGCTTGAAAGGATGGTGCTGTGCTTTTAACGTTAATGGGAGTGAATTAAGTTAAAACTGTGAGTGATATTCAAAAAAACACTTCTAATTTATCCCAGGGGAAAAACTCAATGAAAGGAGAGGATGAGATTATTCAATTGAAAAAAAAAGGGCCATTGAGTTTTTTGTCTGGAGCATTGACAAGTGTTTTCTTTGCATGGCTTTCTTTCCTTGTGAGTAGAAATATTGTTGTTTATTTCACTGTGCATTCCCCTCATTACTCATCTCCAATTGCTCAAAGCATTGCCTCTGCTCTTAAAACATTAATAATAGGGATGAGTTTTTTGGCAACTTTTACTTTTTCTTTTATTGGCTTAGGTCTTGCAATTGTATTTATTCGGAGTTTATTTTATGACAAGCCTCTTGAGGATGATTAATCTTTGATTATTGATTCATTTTGTTTCTTGTATAAAGGAGGATTTGGATGACTCTTCATGATCTTGGATTGTTGGTTTTATTGCTAAGTCCAGGGATGTTACTTTCAGTATTGATTCTTTCTACATTTGCGGCAGGCGGATAATAGGGCACACTTTGTTATAGCTTGGCTAAGTTAAGACGGCTTAGCCGGAACCCCATAAAAATCGTGGCAGGGACACTTCTTTTCAACGCTCTTCGTGAAGCCATAGATGAGGAAATGGCTAGAGATCCTCATGTTTGTGTAATGGGTGAGGATGTTGGGCAGTATGGAGGCTCTTATAAGGTTACAAAAGACCTTTATGAAAAATATGGGGAATTGAGAGTCTTAGACACTCCAATTGCGGAAAATAGTTTTACTGGAATGGCTGTTGGTGCTGCCATGACAGGCCTAAGGCCAATAGTAGAGGGTATGAATATGGGATTTCTGCTCTTAGCTTTTAATCAAATATCTAACAACATGGGCATGTTGCGTTATACCAGTGGTGGCAACTTTACTATTCCAACAGTCGTAAGAGGGCCAGGGGGGGTTGGTAGACAGCTTGGAGCAGAACATAGTCAGAGGCTAGAAGCTTATTTTCATGCTGTTCCTGGAATAAAAATTGTTGCTTGTAGCACTCCAACAAATGCAAAAGGATTAATGAAAGCTGCCATACGAGATAACAATCCCGTCTTGTTTTTTGAGCATGTACTTCTATATAACCTTTCAGAAGAATTGCCAGAAGGGGACTATATATGTGCGCTTGATCAGGCGGATTTGGTAAAAGAAGGTAAAGATTTGACTATATTGACCTATTCACGCATGCGTCATCATTGTTTAAAAGCAGTTGAACAATTAGAAAAAGCTCAAATAGATGTTGAGTTGATTGATTTGATTAGTTTGAAGCCATTTGATATAGAAACAATTTGCCGCTCAATAAGAAAAACCCATAGGGTAATTATTGTGGAAGAATGTATGAAAACTGGAGGAATAGGAGCTGAGTTGATGGCATTAATAAATGAAAACTGTTTTGATGATCTTGATTGCCGTCCAATTAGACTTTCCAGTCAGGATATTCCTACTCCTTATAACGGGCAGCTTGAAAACTTAACTATTATTCAGCCTCATCAAATTGTTGAAACAGCTAAACAGGTTGTCAATTCAGAGGTCTAGTTGATGGCACGTCAACAAGGCTGGTTTGCCCTTTTGCTTGCATTGGTTATCTCTGCTTGCTTGCTTTGTATTAACTTGCCTTTTCAATTAGGACTAGATCTTCGTGGTGGCAGTCAATTGACTCTTGAAGTTCAACCTTTAAGCCCTTCAGAGCAAATCAAGCCAGAGCAGCTTGAGGCTGTACAGACAGTCCTGGATAAGCGTGTAAACGGATTAGGTGTCGCAGAATCTTCTCTTAGGACTGTAGGAACGGATCAACTGGTCTTGGAGCTTCCTGGAGAGCAAGAACCTTCAACAGCAGCAAGGGTTTTAGGAAAAACTGCATTGCTTGAGTTCAGAGTGCAAAGGGCAGGGACTAAGATACCTATGCAGAATCTTCAAAGACTGAGAAGTCAGCTAAGGAATGTTGCTGTAAACATTGATAATCTTGAAAACAGGAACATTACAACCTCACTTATAGATAAGCAGCTTGAAGAGTTAAGAGTTGCTTTAAATTTAACCAAGACCCCATTAAGTGTTGTTGATCAGATCGAGCAAATTAGACAGGAAATTAACAACGAAATAGTAAAGCTTTTTGAGCCTTCTTCTTTAACGGGAAGTGATTTGATTAGTGCTGGACGGCGTCAAGAGCAAAATCTTTCCACTTGGGAAGTGACATTGGCTTTTAATAAAGAAGGAGGAGATAAGTTTGCCAAACTAACCCAATCAATAGCTGGGTCTGACCGATTGCTTGGAATTATTCTAGATAATGAGTCTATTAGTGAAGCAGTCGTTGGAGAGCAATTTAAGGCAGTAGGTATCTCCGGAGGATCGGCTACCATTAGCGGCAATTTTGATGCAGAATCTGCAAGAGAACTTGAAGTGCAACTTAGAGGTGGATCGCTCCCTTTGCCTGTTGAAATAATTCAAGTAAGGACAATAGGCCCATCTTTGGGAGTAGAGAATATTCGACGAAGCCTTTTGGCTGCGCTTTCG
Proteins encoded:
- the ruvA gene encoding Holliday junction branch migration protein RuvA; translation: MISWLKGGKIDAWETGPRAGVIVECSGIGYEVQILKRNLELINDSHELTLWIHQVQREDGSSLIGFLYKEERNLFRKLISVNGIGSQLAITLLEKNKANQLIHAISEKKIDELTSCPGIGKRTAERLIIELQHKFTETSSIINSSSDHSDKKDSPDSQIRNEVNSALINLGYEESEINKAFIEFSKNPRKGLSTSRKSQVLNFEDLFKNILTHINTETGKKAP
- the rpsO gene encoding 30S ribosomal protein S15, coding for MALNTQAKQEIINKHQTHGTDTGSAEVQVAMLSEKINLLSSHLQSNSHDFSSRQGLLKMIGQRKRLLNYVKGKSQARYNALLTKLKIRG
- a CDS encoding DMT family transporter, translating into MNQMLWSKEKKPPQGIISLIGSAFAFSLMTVCIKQLKGRIPVAEIVFLRSVFSLLITRFLLTKAQISPWGNNKRLLFFRGLIGTGALFCVFQAINSLPLAAATIIQYTYPTFTALLAWWMLDEEIKKRVLYAICLGWIGIQVVVQPLWQNNSNVQISFNAVLIALSGAILTALAYVTVRKLSKQEHDLVIVFYFPLVSIPITLPFLLKQGVYPAGSEWLWLLGIGLFTQIGQVLITRGLSLLPAGYAGSINYTQVLFASMWGVLFFAEPLTLYIIIGAGCVFGATLISISHLPNF
- the dnaG gene encoding DNA primase, whose translation is MVTPRLHPRTLDAVKEKADIVDVVGEHVVLKKKGKEFVGICPFHDDSRPSMTVSPAKQFYYCFSCGAGGNSIKFLMELQRQSFVEVVLDLARKYQLPVETLEGPQQERFRQELSRRDRLFRVLSLAKGWFCNQLNTAEGSQALKYLVQTRRLSKGTIGNFELGFAPDGWDALLRHMNHVEGIPSQTLLEAGLIVPRKGSNGFYDRFRNRLIVPISDQQGRVIGFGGRSLDGSDPKYLNSPETDLFQKGKHLFGLDKAANEIRKEDKAIVAEGYFDVIALHSAGITNSVAALGTALSSQQVKQLCRCSDSKRIVLNFDADGAGIRAANRAIGEVENLAMQGQLELRILQLPSGKDPDDYLKENSAIEYKTLLDNSPLWIDWQIDQVLKDGDLSKADDFQKAVSGLVKLLGKLPRSALRSHYLQKVAERLSGGQARLALRLEEDLRNQIKGHRWHGRSSRFAQPSDTTLRERLEAQILRLYLHCPKYRSTIRTELRQRELEDFALHHHRLLWVAISEVEEAVIGAPTLESISRGENDKEFLSEIDLFKMLLDQTASDGNTTLSALLASFLDPDELQLALIEQPLLQLRGTLAVLERQKSLKRCKHLIEAWSGQRLETLETCISALIEQEQNHPDEKYDMEYKIEKMFDKLNIQALNFQELYYSERKHIHYLDKQRCALTNQGNETLTA
- a CDS encoding glycine zipper 2TM domain-containing protein, with amino-acid sequence MKFLLALIFSLSFCANANANESQAGYSRSRTCTRNEYREEYFPGTEESPGYVKSWTETIEVPCSKTHSTTYRGPIPQNVDNNDCTDGKIAGGLLGGAAGAAMSRRDGRWWAIPLGVVAGSAIGCDAAGG
- a CDS encoding Y-family DNA polymerase, which produces MPIALIDSNNFYTSCEQSLDPSLIDRPLIVLSNNDSCVIACNAQAKALGISRGEVYFKIHRKVKELGIQVRSSNYALYADMSQRLMQTIEANCEELEVYSIDEAFAKINYSIDHELHSWARRLREITYQRLGLAIAIGIGATKSQAKLANYLAKTTTSHAGVFDLKSTKDQDHWYQQIAIENIWGIGHKFAYWCRMNGIRNAKHFRDMSSNKLKKKLGITGLRLQHELHGKQCLHLSVKAKPKQETCVSKSFKYPISNIEELRQAIASYTIRASEKLRAQKQHATAITIFTRTSFYTPIFYSQSATQRLTIASSDTRVLLQAALNLTAEIFRPNHLLVKAGVIMQGLLNEEYLQLHLLPEEKHTQIAATESLMETIDNLNKRYGRNTVTWAICGINQNWEMSRKYLSAAATTCLKEIPIVKT
- a CDS encoding LexA family protein; translation: MPVNASLSPQKLLLPLASDHISAGFPSPADDYVDIGIDLNEELIRHPASTFFLRVEGESMTNAGILDGDLLVVDRSLEPQPENIVVAALDGSFILKKLTYCKDVPYLEAAHPDYPPIDLRHYDNIQIWGVAIYSIHSLSRIK
- a CDS encoding PAM68 family protein, coding for MKGNQKDIPKDKSSLTQKSSSSIKTKGTKKDRKSFIPKPVANRMARRIIFTTGIPTLLGMGVFILSYVLIIKGIAEIPPSLTLTGSAICFFIGLLGLSYGILSASWEEKPGSLIGLEHIRPNLERMRSAIKESSGSK